GTACCCGCGGATGACGCCACGCTGCTCCAGCCGGCGCACCCGCTGGTGTACGGCTGACGTGGACAGGCCCGTGGCCTTGCCCAGGTCGGTGTAGCTCATCCGCCCGTCCTTGACGAGCAGCTGCACGATCTGTCGGTCCAGCTCCTCCATGGCGCTAGAACCTACAGTGCGGCTGATCTCCTCGGATAGCCGACCGGAACAGGTCATGCCCGGTTCGTGATGTGGGCGCCCGGATGGTGGGCCAACCGGGCGACCGGGACGCCGAGCAGGACTCTTGCGCGTGGCATGTGACGAACGCCACAGGGATCCGGCCGTCTCCGTGATGTTCTCGTGATTACCCCCTGAGTCCGGCGGGAAGTGCTTGCTGTGGTCGAGGCCGCAGCGCCCGAACGGCCCAGCCCGAGGGGGAGAATCCCATGCAGAGTCTTAAGCGCCCTGGTCGAACCGCACCCAAGCGGCAGCAGCCGGTCGTCGAACCCGAGCCGGAGGGCGTCGAACCCGACGCCTACGACGACGCGGACGAGTTCGACGCGTACGACACCTTCGAGATGTACCGGGTGATCTGCCCGGACTGCGCGCAGCCCATCGCCCTGCTGGCGGACGAGGAGGTCCTGCCGGAGCACGCGCTGTGCGCCTCGCCGTGGAATCCGTTCGGTCTCACGGTCTGCGCCGGCACCGGCCGCCGCGCCGCTGACGCCCGTCCCGCGGACGAGTCGTTCGAGCCCCAGGAGCAGGACACCGCCCTGCTGCTGACCCTGCCCCAGGGCCTCGACTGGCGGACGCAGCCGTTCTCGCACGTCGGCGGTCCGGGCTCGCGCCCGATGCGCGTCCCGGCGATGCGCCGCCGCGCCGCCTGAGCCACCCGCACACCTCCCGCACCGCCCCGCACCACGGCCGCCCGCCCGTGCCGTGGTGCCGCCCGCCGTGCCCCTGGCGCCGGGCATCCACGCGCGGGCCGGCATCGGCGGCGTCGGTGCGCGAGGCCGAGCCGGCTCCCGTTGTGCGCCGGCCAGACGCGGCGCACAACGGCAGGGTGCCGCGCGCCGGCCGGGCGCCCCGTGAACTCACACCCGATTCCGTGCGCCGGTGACCTGTCCGCCCGGCGCAGCGTTGCCCTGGTATGACCGTCACCTATTCCACGACCGGGCGTCGTCCGCTGTTCGTCCCGACTGTCGCAGAATCGGTTCCGCTTCCGGCCCCGTCCGTGGCCCCGTCGCCGCAGGACCCGCCGATCTACCGCGAGCTGCTGCACTCCTGGGCCACCCGCGGGCGCACCCTGCCGGGACGCCACGACCCGGAGTGGGTCCGGCTGGCGGCGCCCCTGGTCAGGCCCGGTCAGTTCAGCGGGTCTCCGGACCGGCGAGGTGACGGGCGATGACCATCCGCTGGATCTGGTTGGTGCCCTCGACGATCTGCAGCACCTTGGCCTCGCGCATGTAGCGCTCGGCGGGGAAGTCCGCGGTGTAGCCGTAGCCGCCGAGTATCTGGACGGCGTCCGTGGTGACCTTCATCGCCGTGTCGGTGCAGTGCAGCTTGGCCATGGCCGCCTGCTTCGCGAAGGGCCGGCCCGCGTCCTTCAGCCGAGCCGCCGCCAGGTAGAGGGCACGGCCCGCCTCGATCTGCGTCGCCATGTCGGCGAGCATGAAGCGCAGGCCCTGGAAGTCGGCGATGGGCCGGCCGAACTGCCGCCGCTCGCGCGCGTACCCCACCGCCGCGTCGAGCGCCGCCTGGGCGACGCCCACGGCGCAGGCCGCGATGCCGAGCCGCCCGGAGTCCAGTGCGGACAGGGCGATCGTGAAGCCCTGGCCCTCCTCGCCGATGCGCCGCTCGTCGCCGACGCGCACGCCGTCGAGGTGGACCTGGGCGGTGGGCGAGCCCTTCATGCCCATCTTCCTCTCCGGCGCCGCGGCGCTCAGCCCCTCGGCGTCGCCCGGCACCAGGAAGGCGGTGATCCCGCGCGGGCCGTCCTCGCCGGTGCGGGCCATCACGGTGTAGAAGTCGGCGATGCCGCCGTGGGTGATCCACGCCTTGGTCCCGGTGAGCACCCACCGGTCGCCGTCGCGGACGGCCTTGGTGCGCAGCGAGGCCGCGTCGGAGCCGGAGGCGGGCTCGGAGAGGCAGTACGCGCCGAGCAGACCGCCGCCGAGCATCGCGGGGAGGTGCTCGGCGCGCTGCTCCTTGGTGCCGTAGGTGGCGAGGGCGTGGGAGGCCAGGGTGTGGACGCTGACGCCGAGGCCGACGGTGAGCCGGGCCGCGGCCAGCTCCTCGAGGACCTGGAGGTAGACCTCGTAGGGCTGCTCCCCGCCGCCGTACTCGGCGTCGTAGGGCAGGCCGAGCAGGCCGGACTCGGACAGGAGGGTGAACGTCTCGCGCGGGAAGCGTCCGGCGTCCTCCTCCTCGGCCGCCTTGGGTGCGATCTCACGCTGCGCAATGTCGCGGACGAGCGAGATCAGGTCCCGGGCCTCGTCCGTGGGCAGTTGTCGGTCCACCGGCTGCGGGGCGTGGTCGGGCATGGCGACGCTCTCCTCCCGTTCGGGCGCTACGGCGGACGAGCGCCGTGGGTGGGGCGGCTCCGCCGGTCTCATGAGGGCCTGCCACCGGGCGGGCTCCCGGGTCACGGAAGCCGCTGACCAGCGGCTGTGCGCAGTGAGTATGCCCGATCCGGGCCTCCGCGTCACCGGTTAACGACCGCTTACTTCAAAGAATCCCGCGCCCCGTGGGCGGCCGGCGCATCCGCCGCGAAATTGGTCCGAACCATTGACCGGTTGGTCTAGTCCTCCCTACGGTGTCGGATCACCGCACGCGTTCTCGCGTTCCTGCCGACCGGCACGGCGTTCTTCCCCTCTCCCCCCACGAGGAGACACCGATGCGAACTCCCCACCGCGCCCACCGCTCCCGCGCCCCCTTCCGGGCGCTGGCCGCCGCAGCCTGTACCGCCGTCCTCGGCGGGGGGCTGCTCGCGGGCGCCGGCGCCACCACCGCGACCGCCGCACCCGAAGCGGAGGCGGCCGCCGGCTCCAAGGTCGTGGGCTACTTCACCGAATGGGGCACCTACGACCGCAAGTACCTGGTCAAGAACATCGACACCTCCGGCTCCGCCGCCAAGCTCACCCACATCAACTACGCGTTCGGCAATGTCTCCGGCGGCAAGTGCGCGATGGGCGACGCCTACGCGGCCACCGACCGCACCTACACCGCCGCCGAGTCCGTCGACGGCGTGGCCGACACCTGGGACCAGCCGCTGCGCGGCAACTTCAACCAGCTCCGCGAGCTGAAGAAGAAGTACCCGCACATCAAGGTGCTGTGGTCGTTCGGCGGCTGGACCTGGTCGGGCGGCTTCACCGAGGCGGCGAAGAACCCGGCCGCGTTCGCCCAGTCCTGCTACGACCTGGTCGAGAACCCCAAGTGGGCGGACGTCTTCGACGGCATCGACATCGACTGGGAATACCCGAACGCCTGCGGCGCCACCTGCGACACCAGCGGCCGGGCGGCGTACAGGAACCTGATGGCGGCGGTGCGCGCCAAGTTCGGCTCCGGCAACCTGGTCACCGCGGCGATCCCGGCGGACGCCACCACCGGCGGCAAGATCGACGCGGCGGACTACGGCGGCGCCGCGCAGTACGTGAACTGGTACAACCCGATGACGTACGACTACTTCGGCGCCTGGGACGCCACCGGCCCGACCGCCCCGCACTCCCCGCTGACCTCGTACTCCGGCATCCCGAAGGCGGCGAACCACACCTCGGCGACGATCGCCAAGCTGAAGGGCCTCGGCATCCCCGCCTCCAAGCTGCTGCTGGGCATCGGCTTCTACGGCCGGGGCTGGACCGGTGTCACGCAGACCGCGCCGGGCGGCACCGCGACCGGCCCGGCGGCGGGCACCTACGAGCAGGGCATCGACGACTACAAGGTGCTGAAGACCAAGTGCCCGGCGACCGGCACGGTCGGCGGCACCGCGTACGCCAAGTGCGGCAGCAACTGGTGGAGTTACGACACCCCGGCGACCATCGCCACGAAGATGGCCTACAAGAACCAGCAGGGCCTCGGCGGCACCTTCTTCTGGGAGCTGAGCGGGGACACGGCGAGCGGTGAGCTGATCAAGGCGATCAACTAGGGCCTGGCGGGCAGGAGGGGCGGCGGCCGGTCACGGCCGCCGCCCCTCAGGCGTCACGGCGGGCGGGCCGCGGAGCCGGGTAGGCCGGGTCCAGCTCCTCGATGGCGCGCATGGCGCCGCCGAGCGTCCTCACCAGCAGCTCCCGCATGAGATCGCGGGACAGCCCGGGGCGGTCGATCCAGTCCAGGGTGGCTCCCTCGACGCCGCACACCCAGCCGAGCAGCCCCATCCGCGCCAGCGGGGTGATCTCCCGGCGCCCGTACGCCCCTTCGGCGATGGTCGTGACGAGCGCCTCGCGGACTCCGTCGCGGATGGCCTGCACCTCGGTGTCGAAGCCGACGCCGCCGCTGACGATGGTGCGGTACGCGGCCTGGTTGTGCTCGGCGTAGCGCAGATAGCCGTCCACGGTGCGCTCCACCCGGTCGCGGGCCGGCAGACCGAGGCCCTTCGACGCGAAGGTGACCAGGTCGGCGACCGAGTCCTGGACGATCGCAAGGTAGTAGCCGCGCTTGGAGCGGAAGTAGTAGTAGATCAGCCCCTTGGCGACGTGCGCCTGGCGGGCGATGTCGTCCATCGACAGCGCGTCGTAGGACGTGTCGGCGAACAACTTCCGCCCGATGGAGATGAGTTCGGCGCGGCGCGTGTGGGAGCGCTCGGTTCCGCGCGGCCGGGGGCGAGCGGCGTCGCGCTGTTCACTGATCTTCACTTTCGACCCTGGTTCCAAGGGGCGGCGGGACATCCGCAGTATGGCAGGTCGAGACGGCCGGATATGCGTCAGGTCACAGCGGTGCGGTGGTGCGGCTCACCCCGGGCCCGGGCGGCTCAGAGCAGGCCGAGCTGCGTGACGAGCATCGCGACGACGGCCACGAGGATCCAGCCCACGGCGTGCTCGACGATCTTCGGGCCGTCGTCCTGGGGGCCGCCGGTGCGGGCGCGGACGGCGGTGAGCGAGGTGGCGGTCATGTGCTTCTCACTGGTCTCGTGCGTGCGGTGGACGTGCGGAGGCCGTCCCCTGGCCGGGGCGCGATCCGCACCGGTCTGTCCACCTTGCCACCGTCCGCGCCGTTCGCGGCCGAGACGTTGCTCACAGCCCCGGCCGCGGGCGGTGACGTCAGCGCACCCCGACGGCCGCGAGCGCCGCGCGCTGACGCGGGGCCGGCCGGGCCGGGAAGTAGAGGTAGCAGACGCCGCCGGTGCCGGAGACGACCTTGCCGGAGGCGTTGTACCGCTTGGTCCTGAGCCAGATGTTCTCGAACTCGCGGCGCTGGTAGACCCGGCGTACCGCGTCGTTGCTCGGGGAGGCCGGGTCGTTGGCGATCACGTCGCCCTCGGCGGTGAAGCCGATCACGGTCATCAGGTGCCCGGCGGTGCCGTAACCGGCGCCGGTCAGCTCCTCCTTGCGGAAGGACTGGGACGTGATGGCCGGGATGCCGGCGGCGATCAGGGTCTCCAGGTCGGTCAGGGAGCCGAGCCGGGTGACCACGCCCTGCAGGCCCTTGAAGGTGGCGGCGTACGCGGCGTTGAACGGCCAGTTGCCGCAGCCCGCGTACGCGTAGTCGTAGGTGTACCGGGCGGCGTGGCAGATCTGCGGGTCGGCGTAGCCCGGGTCGACCCAGGACAGCTGTTCCTCGGAGAGCCGGCCGCCCCAGTACTCGATGATCATCTGCGAGGAGGTGGGGCTGCACCAGGCCTCGCCGCCGTTGTCGTACTCGGGGTACTGGCCGGCGTGGATCTCCTGGGAGTAGCGCGGGACGGCGAGCTCCTGGGCGAGACCGGGCGTGGAGGCGGGGACGGTGAAGCGGTCCGGGACGTCGGAGCCCATGGCGCCGGTCCGCCACACGGTCGGGGTGAGCCGGGTGCCCGGCCGCCGGTACAGGGTCAGCCGCAGCCGGTAGGACGCCAGGCGCAGCCCGGACGCCGGGTCGTCGACGGCGAAGGTGTCCGTCCAGATGCTGCTCCTGCCGTCGCCCTGGCCGTCGACCGAGGTCCGCCGGATGTCCTCGTCACCGGCCGCCCAGCGGCCCATGACGTACCAGGGGGTGTCGGTGCCGTCGGAGTAGGTGCCCTTGAGTTCGATCTGGAGCCAGGTGCCGTCCGGGGTGTGCGCGTTCCAGGACGGGACCACTTCGGTGGCGGGGACGGCGAGCCGGTGGACGGGCGAGGTCCAGGTGGCGTACTCCCAGCGGGAGGTCCTGCCGGTGTGCGGGTCCGGGTAGTCGACGGTGCCGGCGGGCGAGGCGATCACCAGGCCGGGCCGGGCTCCCGCGACGGCCCGGGTGCCCTTGGCGCTGCCGGAACGCCAGTCGGTGTACGTCGTCCAGGCGCGGTTGTCGACGGTGCGGGCCGAAGCCGCGGCGCCGGACCCGCCGGCGATCGTCGTGCTGTCGGCCAGGGCCGTCCCCGCGCCGCCGGTGACCGCGGCGGCGACCGCGGCGGCCAGGACGGTTCTGCGGGACGGCTGTTCGGCTCTGCTCATGGGCGCTTGACTCCCAGGGGTGCGAGACGGGCAGGTCCTTGCACGGCTGTGTGCGGTCGTGTGTGCGCCACTATGGACGCGAGCGGACCGCCCTGCCAGCACTTCGGGGCATGCCGCGCCCACCAACATTGGTCGAGACCGCTGACGGGGGCGCCGCGCGGCATGATGGGCGGGTGCCCCATCCCCTGAACGGCCTCGCCCGTACGCTCCGCCGCCTCCCCCCGTCCTGCGGCCCGGTCCGCCTCGTCGCCGTCGACGGGCACGCGGGCTCGGGGAAGTCCACCTTCGCCGCGGAGCTGGCCGCCGCGCTCGGCGGGGCACCGGTGCTGCACCTGGACGACATCGCCAGCCACGAGCAGCTGTTCGACTGGACCGGCCGGCTGCAGGAGCAGGTGATCGCGCCGCTGCGGGAGGGCGCCACCGCGCGCTACGCGCCCTACGACTGGCGGGAACGGCGCTTCGGGCCGCCCCGGCCGCTGCCGCCCGCGCCGGTGGTTCTCATGGAAGGCGTGGGCGCGGGCCGCCGCGCGCTGCGGCCGTATCTGGCGCGACTGCTGTGGATGGAGCTGCCGTGCGAGGAGTCCTGGGCGCGGGGCCGCTCCCGGGACGGGGAGGAGCAACGGGACTTCTGGGACCGGTGGGTTCCCGCCGAACGGCGGCATTTCGCCGACGACCCCTCACGACGGTACGCCGACCTCCTGGTACGCCAGGTGACAGAGGGGTATGAGGTGCTGGTGGGACTTGGGGGACGGTCACGCGGGGACCAGCGGGTGACGCTGAGTGACGGACCGTCTTCGATGTGGTGAACCTGTGAAGACCCCTGCGTGCGAACTCGGCCGACTCCCTCAACTCGGCTTGACCGGGGGCCCGTACAGGACTTACGTTCTCAATGTGCGGCCAAACGGAGCCGCCCTACGACGCGAAGCCCCCGGTTGTTCCCCCGTGACCGGGGGCTTCGTTCTGCCTCCGGTCACCTCTCCCGGGCGCCGCGCGGCACACTGCGCTCACCCTCGGTCACCATGCGCCGCGCGCCCCCTTCACGCCCACCTCACCGGACGCCCCCTGCGGCACCCTTCGGCGGCGCCCGGCCCGCGGGTACGATGCCCACAGTCGCAACTCCGGTCCGCTGCACAGCGGTTCGACCAGCGGGGGCACGGTTTGTGGGGGGACGGGATGGACTTCGCCGCGCAGGGCCCCGAGGCCCCGGCCGACCTGGCCTGGCTGCGAGGCGTGGACGCCTACACCATGGGTGCCTATCCGCAGGCGGAGGAGGAGTTCCGGGCCGCGGTCCGGCTGGACCCGGGCATGGCCGACGGCTGGCTCGGACTGCACGCGCTGCGCGTCGACACCACCACCGCGCTGCTGCGGATGTTCCGCCACCGTGACCGCTTCGGCGAACAGCGGACCCGACACCGGCGCACCCTCAACTCGTGGTACTGGCTGGGCTGGTGGGTGCAGCCGGTGCTGGAGAGCCCACGCGACCTGCTGCTCGCGCACGCCTCGCACTGGCTGGACGGCCGCCACGTCCCGGAACTGGACCGGGCCCTCGCCGGACTGCCGCCCGTCGACACCGACCCGCAGGTGCGCTTCCTGCACGCCTGCCGGGCCTATCTGGTCAAGGACTGGGAGCAGCTCGTCCGGCACACCGATCCGCTGCTCGACGATCCCCTGCTCGGCATCGAGGCCGGCCTGTTCGGCGGCATGGCCCGGGTGCGCCTGGAGATGTACGGCCAGGCCGAGCCCCTGCTCTCCGCCGCGCTGATGCGCTGCCGCAGCGAGCAGCCACAGCGCAAGGAACTGCGGTACTGGCTGGCGCGGGCGCACGAGGGCACCGGCCGCTCGGCCGCGGCCCTCCCCCTGTACCGGGCGGTGCACCGCGTCGACCCGGCCTTCATGGACACCTCCGCCCGGCTCGCCGCGATCGCCGAGGGCGACGGCTACGACGAGACCGACGGCC
Above is a genomic segment from Streptomyces glaucescens containing:
- a CDS encoding acyl-CoA dehydrogenase family protein, coding for MPDHAPQPVDRQLPTDEARDLISLVRDIAQREIAPKAAEEEDAGRFPRETFTLLSESGLLGLPYDAEYGGGEQPYEVYLQVLEELAAARLTVGLGVSVHTLASHALATYGTKEQRAEHLPAMLGGGLLGAYCLSEPASGSDAASLRTKAVRDGDRWVLTGTKAWITHGGIADFYTVMARTGEDGPRGITAFLVPGDAEGLSAAAPERKMGMKGSPTAQVHLDGVRVGDERRIGEEGQGFTIALSALDSGRLGIAACAVGVAQAALDAAVGYARERRQFGRPIADFQGLRFMLADMATQIEAGRALYLAAARLKDAGRPFAKQAAMAKLHCTDTAMKVTTDAVQILGGYGYTADFPAERYMREAKVLQIVEGTNQIQRMVIARHLAGPETR
- a CDS encoding glycoside hydrolase family 18 protein: MRTPHRAHRSRAPFRALAAAACTAVLGGGLLAGAGATTATAAPEAEAAAGSKVVGYFTEWGTYDRKYLVKNIDTSGSAAKLTHINYAFGNVSGGKCAMGDAYAATDRTYTAAESVDGVADTWDQPLRGNFNQLRELKKKYPHIKVLWSFGGWTWSGGFTEAAKNPAAFAQSCYDLVENPKWADVFDGIDIDWEYPNACGATCDTSGRAAYRNLMAAVRAKFGSGNLVTAAIPADATTGGKIDAADYGGAAQYVNWYNPMTYDYFGAWDATGPTAPHSPLTSYSGIPKAANHTSATIAKLKGLGIPASKLLLGIGFYGRGWTGVTQTAPGGTATGPAAGTYEQGIDDYKVLKTKCPATGTVGGTAYAKCGSNWWSYDTPATIATKMAYKNQQGLGGTFFWELSGDTASGELIKAIN
- a CDS encoding TetR/AcrR family transcriptional regulator, giving the protein MKISEQRDAARPRPRGTERSHTRRAELISIGRKLFADTSYDALSMDDIARQAHVAKGLIYYYFRSKRGYYLAIVQDSVADLVTFASKGLGLPARDRVERTVDGYLRYAEHNQAAYRTIVSGGVGFDTEVQAIRDGVREALVTTIAEGAYGRREITPLARMGLLGWVCGVEGATLDWIDRPGLSRDLMRELLVRTLGGAMRAIEELDPAYPAPRPARRDA
- a CDS encoding SCO1431 family membrane protein, coding for MTATSLTAVRARTGGPQDDGPKIVEHAVGWILVAVVAMLVTQLGLL
- a CDS encoding peptidase C39 family protein yields the protein MSRAEQPSRRTVLAAAVAAAVTGGAGTALADSTTIAGGSGAAASARTVDNRAWTTYTDWRSGSAKGTRAVAGARPGLVIASPAGTVDYPDPHTGRTSRWEYATWTSPVHRLAVPATEVVPSWNAHTPDGTWLQIELKGTYSDGTDTPWYVMGRWAAGDEDIRRTSVDGQGDGRSSIWTDTFAVDDPASGLRLASYRLRLTLYRRPGTRLTPTVWRTGAMGSDVPDRFTVPASTPGLAQELAVPRYSQEIHAGQYPEYDNGGEAWCSPTSSQMIIEYWGGRLSEEQLSWVDPGYADPQICHAARYTYDYAYAGCGNWPFNAAYAATFKGLQGVVTRLGSLTDLETLIAAGIPAITSQSFRKEELTGAGYGTAGHLMTVIGFTAEGDVIANDPASPSNDAVRRVYQRREFENIWLRTKRYNASGKVVSGTGGVCYLYFPARPAPRQRAALAAVGVR
- a CDS encoding uridine kinase, whose product is MPHPLNGLARTLRRLPPSCGPVRLVAVDGHAGSGKSTFAAELAAALGGAPVLHLDDIASHEQLFDWTGRLQEQVIAPLREGATARYAPYDWRERRFGPPRPLPPAPVVLMEGVGAGRRALRPYLARLLWMELPCEESWARGRSRDGEEQRDFWDRWVPAERRHFADDPSRRYADLLVRQVTEGYEVLVGLGGRSRGDQRVTLSDGPSSMW